In Vibrio tritonius, the following are encoded in one genomic region:
- the truD gene encoding tRNA pseudouridine(13) synthase TruD, whose translation MSDILAPFAYLCGKPTAKAKLKALPEHFQVVEDLGYPLSGSGDFLMVHIRKTGENTSFVANELAKACGVKSKDVSWAGLKDRHAVTEQWLCVHLPGKSFPNLALFQIEHPTIEVLEMTRHNRKLRPGDLQANHFVVTLSEVSDVSDVLARLAVVKEQGVPNYFGSQRFGRDGNNLHEARRWGRENVRTRNQKQRSMYLSAARSWIFNHIVSQRIEQQVFNTVMAGDLVLSAGEAVLADSAQLPTLQQQVESEMAAISAALAGDNALPTQGAAQQLEQSCLDAEDDLMALIRGNRMRHDRRAISLKAKDLVWEVDNDMIKLSFTLDSGSFATSIVRELIEEIPVERHYD comes from the coding sequence ATGAGTGATATTTTGGCACCTTTTGCTTATCTATGTGGTAAGCCAACGGCAAAAGCAAAACTAAAAGCCTTACCTGAACATTTTCAGGTAGTTGAAGATCTTGGGTATCCTTTAAGTGGCAGTGGCGACTTTTTAATGGTGCACATTCGTAAAACGGGTGAGAACACCAGTTTTGTAGCAAATGAGCTAGCTAAAGCGTGTGGCGTTAAATCAAAAGATGTGAGCTGGGCTGGGTTAAAAGACCGCCACGCAGTCACGGAGCAGTGGCTGTGTGTTCATCTTCCTGGCAAATCGTTCCCTAATTTGGCGTTGTTCCAGATAGAGCATCCGACGATCGAAGTTCTGGAAATGACACGTCATAACCGCAAATTGCGCCCTGGTGATCTTCAAGCGAACCATTTTGTGGTCACTCTTTCTGAAGTTTCCGATGTGTCTGATGTGTTAGCACGTCTTGCAGTCGTCAAAGAACAAGGCGTGCCAAACTATTTTGGCAGTCAGCGTTTTGGTCGTGATGGCAATAACCTGCATGAAGCGCGCCGTTGGGGCCGCGAGAATGTTCGTACTCGTAATCAGAAGCAGCGCAGTATGTATCTTTCTGCGGCACGCTCTTGGATTTTTAATCACATTGTTTCTCAACGTATTGAACAACAGGTGTTTAATACGGTTATGGCTGGTGATTTAGTGTTAAGTGCGGGCGAAGCTGTTCTTGCTGATTCTGCTCAATTACCAACACTGCAACAGCAAGTGGAGTCTGAGATGGCTGCCATTAGCGCTGCCCTTGCGGGAGATAATGCCCTACCTACTCAAGGTGCTGCGCAGCAATTAGAGCAGTCTTGTCTTGATGCGGAAGACGATTTGATGGCGTTGATTCGTGGTAACCGGATGCGTCATGATCGCCGTGCCATTTCATTAAAAGCAAAAGATTTGGTCTGGGAAGTCGATAACGATATGATTAAACTCAGTTTCACATTAGATTCTGGTAGTTTCGCTACCTCAATCGTTCGTGAACTTATCGAAGAGATACCCGTAGAGCGCCACTATGACTGA
- the surE gene encoding 5'/3'-nucleotidase SurE, whose translation MTDKRVNILLSNDDGVYAEGIAVLEHALADIANITVVAPDRNRSGASNSLTLEQPLRVNQIAPQRYSVQGTPTDCVHFALNELLRDNKPDLVLTGINHGANLGDDVLYSGTVAAAMEGHFLGVQSIAFSLVGTQNFTTAAHIARQMVEQHLANAIPTNRLLNVNVPDCAIEHLKGFQVTRLGARHHAENMIRQKDPRGHDIFWLGPPGERADAGEGTDFHAIDKGFVSVTPLQVDLTAHESLNCMNDWLKG comes from the coding sequence ATGACTGATAAACGAGTGAATATTCTCCTAAGCAACGATGATGGTGTTTATGCTGAAGGCATTGCTGTACTCGAACATGCCTTAGCCGATATCGCTAATATTACGGTAGTTGCACCTGATCGTAATCGTTCCGGTGCTTCCAATTCGTTGACTTTAGAACAGCCGTTACGTGTAAACCAAATTGCGCCACAGCGTTATTCGGTACAGGGAACGCCAACCGATTGTGTGCATTTTGCGCTTAACGAATTGCTACGCGACAACAAACCTGACTTGGTACTCACCGGGATTAATCACGGAGCCAATTTGGGAGATGATGTTCTGTATTCAGGAACGGTCGCGGCAGCGATGGAAGGGCATTTTCTTGGTGTGCAATCTATCGCGTTTTCTTTGGTTGGAACGCAGAATTTTACAACTGCAGCGCATATTGCGCGTCAAATGGTGGAGCAACACCTTGCTAATGCTATTCCAACCAATCGTCTATTAAATGTGAATGTGCCTGATTGTGCCATTGAACATCTGAAAGGATTTCAAGTGACTCGACTAGGTGCTCGTCACCACGCGGAAAACATGATTCGCCAGAAAGACCCCCGTGGTCACGATATTTTTTGGTTAGGGCCTCCAGGAGAGCGTGCCGATGCAGGTGAAGGCACTGACTTTCACGCTATCGATAAAGGGTTTGTCTCTGTAACGCCACTGCAGGTTGATCTTACGGCTCATGAGTCGCTCAATTGTATGAATGATTGGTTGAAAGGATAG
- a CDS encoding protein-L-isoaspartate(D-aspartate) O-methyltransferase has protein sequence MANPKAEKLVQFLAAQGITDQRVLEAMYSVPREAFVSQAMMHQAYDNNALPIGQGQTISQPYIVAKMTQMLELNHASRVLEVGTGSGYQTAVLAHLVQHVCSIERIKSLQWDAKRRLKQLDIYNVSTKHGDGWMGWPSKGPFDAIIVTAAAESVPQALLDQLADGGRLVIPVGDDQQQLYVIQRQGDQWIYQSIEDVRFVPLIPGDLA, from the coding sequence ATGGCGAACCCAAAAGCTGAAAAGTTGGTTCAGTTTTTAGCCGCTCAAGGCATCACAGATCAGCGCGTATTAGAGGCTATGTATTCAGTGCCCAGAGAAGCGTTCGTTTCTCAAGCCATGATGCATCAAGCCTATGACAATAACGCTCTACCTATTGGGCAGGGACAAACCATTTCCCAACCGTACATTGTCGCTAAAATGACGCAGATGCTGGAATTAAATCATGCTAGTCGAGTCTTAGAAGTAGGAACGGGCTCTGGGTATCAAACCGCGGTGTTAGCGCATTTGGTGCAACACGTTTGTTCGATAGAGAGAATCAAGTCATTACAGTGGGATGCAAAACGCCGACTGAAGCAGCTCGACATTTATAATGTATCAACAAAGCATGGTGATGGTTGGATGGGGTGGCCGAGCAAAGGGCCGTTTGATGCGATCATCGTTACTGCTGCTGCGGAATCTGTTCCTCAGGCCTTACTTGATCAACTTGCTGATGGAGGGCGTCTTGTGATTCCTGTTGGAGATGATCAACAACAGCTATATGTGATTCAACGCCAAGGAGACCAATGGATTTATCAGTCAATCGAAGATGTACGATTTGTACCGTTAATTCCTGGTGATTTAGCGTAA
- a CDS encoding peptidoglycan DD-metalloendopeptidase family protein: MMSIPFRHLLAFSLSGLLVGCAPHMPAPVSGLGKDYNAIERGSYRGSYYQVKSGDTLYFISYITDKDVKEIIRYNNLAPPYVIHPGDRLKLWGPKYTPPVHGSRANVTRKIPVTSPVIKAPSTISTPTTKVASASNSLKNTSKVGGKTASKGIDQGKSKEYVGHSGNKNVNAKLKTPNVSDHKISKWLWPTKGRIISQFSAGDQGNRGIDIAGQRGQSIVSTASGTVVYSGNALRGYGNLIIIKHNDNYISAYAHNDRLLVKEGQSVRGGQKIATMGSSGSTSVRLHFEIRYQGKSVNPKRYLP, encoded by the coding sequence ATGATGAGCATCCCATTCAGACATCTGCTGGCATTTAGCCTCTCTGGCTTATTAGTCGGATGTGCACCACACATGCCTGCTCCGGTGTCTGGATTGGGAAAAGATTACAATGCCATAGAACGCGGTAGTTACCGTGGTAGTTACTATCAGGTAAAATCCGGTGATACGCTTTACTTCATCTCTTATATCACCGACAAAGATGTAAAAGAAATCATTCGTTACAATAATCTAGCGCCTCCTTATGTGATCCATCCCGGAGATCGACTCAAACTCTGGGGACCAAAGTACACTCCCCCCGTGCATGGTTCCAGAGCAAATGTTACGAGAAAAATCCCTGTTACTTCTCCGGTTATCAAGGCTCCAAGCACAATTTCTACACCTACGACAAAGGTGGCGAGTGCATCTAATTCTTTGAAAAATACCTCTAAAGTGGGTGGTAAAACCGCGAGTAAGGGTATTGATCAAGGCAAATCAAAAGAGTATGTTGGTCATAGCGGTAACAAGAATGTTAACGCTAAATTAAAAACTCCTAATGTGTCAGACCATAAGATTTCCAAATGGTTATGGCCAACAAAAGGACGAATTATTAGTCAGTTCTCAGCAGGGGATCAGGGAAATAGAGGGATAGATATCGCAGGGCAGCGAGGTCAATCCATCGTATCTACTGCATCAGGCACTGTAGTCTATTCAGGCAATGCATTACGGGGCTATGGGAACCTAATTATTATAAAGCACAATGATAACTACATTAGTGCATATGCCCACAACGACCGGTTGCTGGTTAAAGAAGGTCAAAGTGTGAGAGGCGGGCAGAAAATCGCCACGATGGGAAGTTCGGGTTCGACAAGTGTCCGTTTGCATTTTGAAATTCGCTATCAAGGTAAATCTGTTAATCCAAAACGGTATTTGCCATAA
- the rpoS gene encoding RNA polymerase sigma factor RpoS, protein MSISNTATKVENFEYDRDVIETDNELTTTSEESSNDTDSNDDVREEFDVSSKSLDATQMYLSEIGFSPLLTAEEEVLYARRALRGCEAARKRMIESNLRLVVKISRRYSNRGLALLDLIEEGNLGLIRAVEKFDPERGFRFSTYATWWIRQTIERALMNQTRTIRLPIHVVKELNIYLRTARELSQRLDHEPTAEEIALELDKPVDDVSKMLRLNERISSVDTPIGGDGDKALLDIIPDANNSDPEVSTQDDDIRDSLMNWLDELNPKQKEVLARRFGLLGYEPSTLEEVGREINLTRERVRQIQVEGLRRLREILMKQGLSMESLFNVEVEM, encoded by the coding sequence ATGAGTATCAGCAATACAGCCACTAAAGTTGAAAATTTCGAATATGACCGTGACGTAATTGAAACGGATAACGAATTAACAACAACTAGTGAAGAAAGTTCTAATGACACGGACAGCAATGATGACGTTCGCGAAGAGTTTGATGTTTCATCCAAAAGTTTAGATGCAACACAGATGTATTTAAGCGAAATCGGCTTTTCTCCTTTGTTGACCGCAGAAGAAGAAGTTCTCTATGCACGCCGCGCTTTGCGTGGTTGTGAAGCCGCCAGAAAACGTATGATCGAAAGTAACTTACGTTTAGTGGTTAAAATTTCTCGCCGCTACAGTAATCGTGGTTTAGCTCTTCTGGATCTTATTGAAGAAGGTAACCTTGGTTTGATTCGAGCAGTGGAAAAATTCGACCCAGAACGCGGATTCCGTTTTTCAACTTACGCAACATGGTGGATTCGTCAAACGATTGAACGCGCTTTGATGAATCAAACTCGCACCATTCGCTTACCTATCCATGTTGTGAAAGAACTCAATATTTATCTGCGTACTGCTCGTGAACTATCACAACGTTTAGACCATGAACCAACAGCGGAAGAGATCGCTCTTGAGCTTGATAAGCCGGTAGACGATGTGAGCAAAATGCTTCGTTTGAACGAACGTATTAGCTCTGTTGACACGCCAATCGGTGGTGATGGGGATAAAGCATTGCTGGATATTATTCCAGATGCAAACAACTCAGATCCTGAAGTTTCTACTCAAGATGATGATATTCGTGATTCTCTAATGAATTGGTTAGATGAACTCAATCCAAAACAGAAAGAAGTGTTAGCACGTCGTTTTGGCTTACTTGGCTATGAACCATCGACTCTTGAAGAGGTGGGACGTGAGATTAATCTAACCCGAGAACGAGTTCGTCAAATTCAAGTGGAAGGATTACGCCGTTTGAGAGAGATCCTGATGAAACAAGGCTTAAGTATGGAATCTCTGTTCAACGTTGAAGTAGAAATGTAA
- the mutS gene encoding DNA mismatch repair protein MutS has protein sequence MTAEKQHTPMMQQYLKLKAENPDILLFYRMGDFYELFYDDAKRASQLLDISLTKRGASAGEPIPMAGVPFHAVESYLAKLVQLGESVAICEQIGDPATSKGPVERKVVRIVTPGTVTDEALLSERVDNLIAAIYHQSGRFGYATLDLTSGRFQLIEPETEEAMAAELQRTAPRELLFPEDFEPVQLMAHRQGNRRRPVWEFELQTAKQQLNQQFGTKDLVGFGVEKANLGLCAAGCLIQYVKDTQRTALPHIRSLTLDRQDQSVILDAATRRNLELTQNLSGGTDNTLAEVLDHCATPMGSRMLKRWIHQPMRHFEALNQRLDAIGEIKDDVLFAELHPVLKQIGDIERILARLALRSARPRDLARLRNALSQLPELAELLAQVKHPYLAQLKDYAAPMDELSALLANAIIENPPVVIRDGGVIAPNYNAELDEWRDLAAGATSFLEKMEADERERHGIDSLKVGYNNVHGFFIQVSRGQSHLVPPHYMRRQTLKNAERYITPELKQHEDKVLNSKSKALALEKQLWEELFDLLLPHLEALQNLASALSQLDILQNLAERADTLDYCRPTLTTEIGIHIEDGRHPVVEQVMDDPFIANPIDLAPERQMLIITGPNMGGKSTYMRQTALIALMAHIGSYVPARSASIGQLDRIFTRIGASDDLASGRSTFMVEMTETANILHNATAQSLVLMDEIGRGTSTYDGLSLAWASAEWLAKKIGALTLFATHYFELTELPKLVPNLVNVHLDAVEHGDSIAFMHSVNEGAASKSYGLAVAGLAGVPKEVIKQARQKLAQLEQIGKSETGLNPTSTVDIANQLSLIPEPSEVEQALSAIDPNDLSPRQALDLIYQLKKML, from the coding sequence GTGACTGCCGAGAAACAACATACTCCTATGATGCAGCAATATCTGAAGCTTAAAGCGGAAAACCCAGATATTTTGCTGTTTTACCGAATGGGAGATTTTTACGAACTGTTCTATGACGATGCAAAACGCGCATCTCAGTTACTTGATATCTCATTAACGAAACGTGGCGCTTCGGCGGGCGAGCCAATTCCGATGGCAGGCGTCCCTTTCCATGCCGTTGAAAGCTATCTTGCTAAGCTCGTGCAACTCGGTGAGTCCGTAGCCATTTGTGAACAAATTGGCGACCCAGCCACCAGCAAAGGCCCAGTTGAGCGTAAAGTTGTACGTATTGTTACACCTGGTACCGTAACCGACGAAGCCTTGTTATCGGAGCGAGTAGATAACCTGATTGCCGCCATTTACCATCAATCTGGTCGCTTTGGTTATGCCACACTAGATTTAACCTCAGGTCGTTTCCAACTGATCGAGCCTGAAACAGAAGAAGCTATGGCTGCAGAGCTACAACGTACTGCGCCACGCGAATTGCTCTTCCCTGAAGACTTTGAGCCAGTTCAACTCATGGCACATCGCCAAGGTAATCGTCGTCGCCCAGTTTGGGAATTTGAACTGCAAACCGCTAAACAACAATTGAACCAACAATTTGGCACTAAAGACTTGGTAGGCTTTGGCGTAGAAAAGGCGAACTTGGGTCTTTGCGCGGCAGGCTGTCTGATTCAATACGTGAAAGACACCCAACGCACCGCATTACCGCACATTCGTTCATTGACCTTGGATCGCCAAGATCAATCAGTGATCTTAGATGCAGCGACTCGTCGCAACCTTGAACTGACTCAGAATCTATCCGGTGGCACAGATAACACCCTTGCTGAAGTACTTGATCACTGTGCAACGCCAATGGGCAGCCGCATGCTCAAACGTTGGATTCATCAGCCAATGCGTCACTTCGAGGCATTAAATCAACGTCTAGATGCCATCGGTGAAATTAAAGATGACGTCTTATTTGCTGAGCTTCACCCCGTATTGAAGCAGATCGGCGATATTGAACGCATACTTGCTCGTTTAGCTTTGCGCTCAGCTCGTCCACGCGATCTAGCTCGTTTACGTAATGCACTATCGCAACTGCCTGAACTAGCGGAACTATTAGCCCAAGTGAAACATCCATATTTGGCTCAGTTGAAAGACTATGCTGCCCCTATGGATGAGTTAAGCGCACTACTTGCAAACGCCATCATAGAGAACCCACCCGTGGTTATTCGCGACGGTGGTGTTATCGCCCCTAACTACAATGCCGAATTAGATGAATGGCGAGACTTGGCCGCCGGCGCTACTTCTTTCTTAGAAAAAATGGAAGCGGATGAACGTGAACGTCATGGTATTGATTCACTAAAAGTGGGTTATAACAACGTGCATGGCTTCTTTATTCAAGTAAGCCGAGGCCAAAGCCATCTTGTTCCACCGCATTATATGCGTCGTCAAACATTGAAAAATGCCGAACGCTATATCACGCCAGAGTTGAAACAGCATGAGGATAAAGTACTAAATTCGAAGTCCAAGGCCCTTGCTTTAGAGAAACAACTTTGGGAAGAGCTTTTTGATCTGCTACTCCCGCATTTAGAAGCACTACAAAACTTAGCATCAGCTCTATCTCAACTCGATATTCTGCAAAACCTAGCAGAACGCGCCGATACCTTGGATTATTGCCGTCCAACGTTAACGACAGAGATAGGCATTCATATCGAAGATGGTCGTCACCCAGTTGTAGAACAAGTGATGGATGACCCATTTATTGCCAACCCAATCGACCTTGCTCCAGAGCGTCAAATGTTGATCATAACAGGGCCGAATATGGGGGGTAAATCAACCTATATGCGTCAAACTGCGTTGATCGCGTTAATGGCACATATCGGTTCTTATGTTCCAGCTCGCTCAGCATCGATTGGTCAACTTGATCGCATTTTCACCCGTATAGGGGCTTCTGACGACCTAGCTTCTGGTCGTTCTACCTTCATGGTTGAAATGACAGAAACTGCCAATATCTTGCATAACGCAACTGCGCAAAGCTTGGTACTGATGGATGAAATCGGCCGTGGTACCAGTACTTATGATGGTTTATCACTGGCTTGGGCAAGCGCTGAATGGTTGGCGAAAAAAATAGGTGCTCTTACCTTATTTGCGACTCACTACTTTGAACTCACAGAGTTACCAAAACTGGTGCCAAATTTAGTTAACGTTCACCTTGATGCCGTAGAGCATGGCGATAGCATTGCCTTTATGCACTCCGTTAATGAAGGCGCAGCAAGTAAATCTTATGGTTTAGCTGTTGCAGGTTTGGCTGGTGTACCAAAAGAGGTGATCAAGCAAGCGCGCCAGAAGTTAGCTCAATTAGAGCAAATTGGTAAAAGTGAAACAGGGCTCAATCCTACTTCAACCGTCGACATTGCTAATCAACTCAGTTTAATCCCCGAGCCAAGTGAGGTGGAACAAGCACTCAGCGCGATTGATCCAAATGATCTTTCACCACGCCAAGCCTTAGATTTGATCTATCAACTAAAAAAAATGTTGTAA
- a CDS encoding CinA family protein: MQSLQNLSHTLGQMLLQEKQVLVTAESCTGGGVASAITDIAGSSQWFDRAFVTYTNEAKQEMIDVKEATLAAYGAVSEPVVIEMVQGALAHSHGTIGVSISGIAGPGGGSEAKPVGTVCFAWANRDGWLKVSTEHFAGDRAQVREQAVRHALSVISQYLAG; this comes from the coding sequence ATGCAATCGTTACAAAATTTGAGTCATACCCTTGGGCAGATGTTACTTCAAGAAAAACAGGTATTGGTTACCGCTGAATCATGTACTGGTGGTGGTGTCGCCAGCGCAATTACGGATATAGCGGGAAGCTCCCAATGGTTTGATCGGGCTTTTGTGACCTACACCAATGAAGCTAAACAAGAAATGATTGATGTAAAAGAGGCCACATTAGCAGCTTATGGTGCGGTTTCTGAACCTGTCGTAATAGAAATGGTGCAAGGCGCTCTTGCTCATTCTCATGGTACGATTGGCGTATCGATTAGCGGTATCGCAGGCCCCGGTGGTGGTTCTGAGGCCAAGCCAGTAGGTACTGTGTGTTTCGCATGGGCAAATCGAGATGGTTGGCTCAAAGTCAGCACTGAGCATTTTGCTGGCGACCGAGCGCAAGTGAGGGAACAAGCTGTTCGTCATGCGTTATCAGTGATCAGTCAATATCTTGCTGGGTGA
- the recA gene encoding recombinase RecA, producing MDENKQKALAAALGQIEKQFGKGSIMRLGDNRTMDVETISTGSLSLDIALGAGGLPMGRIVEIYGPESSGKTTLTLELIAAAQREGKTCAFIDAEHALDPIYARKLGVNIDELLVSQPDTGEQALEICDALARSGAVDVMVVDSVAALTPKAEIEGEMGDSHMGLQARMLSQAMRKLTGNLKASNCMCIFINQIRMKIGVMFGNPETTTGGNALKFYASVRLDIRRTGAIKEGDEVVGNETRIKVVKNKIAAPFKEANTQIMYGQGFNREGELIDLGVKHKLVEKAGAWYSYNGDKIGQGKANACKYLKENTHIAHELDTKLRDMLLSPVSEADVEEVDAKAAPEQEEL from the coding sequence ATGGACGAAAATAAACAGAAGGCTCTCGCAGCAGCCCTAGGTCAAATTGAGAAACAATTCGGTAAAGGTTCCATTATGCGCCTTGGTGACAACCGCACAATGGATGTAGAAACGATTTCTACAGGTTCTCTCTCTCTAGACATCGCGTTAGGTGCTGGTGGTTTACCAATGGGCCGTATCGTTGAAATCTATGGTCCAGAATCGTCAGGTAAAACAACCCTTACTCTTGAACTTATCGCAGCAGCGCAACGTGAAGGTAAAACCTGTGCGTTTATCGATGCAGAGCACGCGCTTGACCCTATCTACGCTCGTAAATTGGGTGTAAATATCGATGAACTTTTGGTTTCTCAACCAGATACAGGTGAACAAGCACTTGAAATCTGTGATGCTTTGGCTCGTTCTGGCGCGGTTGATGTTATGGTTGTCGACTCGGTTGCGGCATTGACTCCTAAAGCTGAAATTGAAGGCGAAATGGGTGATAGCCACATGGGTCTGCAAGCTCGTATGCTTTCTCAAGCGATGCGTAAGCTAACTGGTAACCTAAAAGCCTCTAACTGTATGTGTATCTTCATCAACCAAATTCGTATGAAGATTGGTGTGATGTTTGGTAACCCAGAAACCACTACAGGTGGTAACGCACTTAAATTCTACGCTTCTGTTCGTCTTGATATTCGTCGTACTGGCGCAATCAAAGAAGGTGATGAAGTTGTGGGTAACGAAACCCGCATCAAAGTAGTGAAAAACAAAATTGCTGCACCATTTAAAGAAGCAAACACGCAAATTATGTATGGTCAAGGCTTTAACCGTGAAGGTGAGCTAATCGACCTAGGTGTTAAACACAAATTGGTTGAAAAAGCAGGTGCATGGTACAGCTACAATGGCGACAAAATTGGCCAAGGTAAAGCAAATGCGTGTAAGTATCTAAAAGAGAACACACATATTGCGCATGAGTTAGATACTAAACTACGCGATATGCTGCTTAGCCCTGTGTCAGAAGCTGATGTAGAAGAAGTGGATGCAAAAGCAGCCCCTGAGCAAGAAGAGCTATAA
- the recX gene encoding recombination regulator RecX: MKANKAPTLSVKEAAIQLLSRRDHGMYELEQKLTIKGYESAEITQAVQLCLEYGYLDDFRYAKSQVRQHVYKGHGERRIRQELSLKRVAEHDVDAAIEEEQPDWFELAKETAWKKFKGQKAEDAKEYAKQVRFLQYRGFSFDQIQYALSNSSEDE; this comes from the coding sequence ATGAAGGCAAATAAAGCGCCAACACTGTCAGTTAAAGAAGCGGCTATTCAATTGCTTAGTCGACGCGATCATGGCATGTATGAGTTAGAGCAGAAACTGACGATAAAAGGTTACGAGTCGGCGGAGATCACTCAAGCAGTACAGTTGTGTCTTGAGTATGGTTATCTGGATGATTTTCGCTATGCCAAAAGTCAGGTAAGACAACATGTTTATAAAGGTCATGGTGAACGACGAATTCGTCAAGAACTGTCGCTTAAACGTGTTGCTGAGCATGATGTGGATGCTGCGATTGAAGAAGAACAACCGGACTGGTTTGAATTAGCGAAAGAGACTGCATGGAAAAAGTTCAAAGGCCAAAAAGCGGAAGATGCAAAAGAATACGCTAAACAAGTCCGTTTTTTACAATATCGTGGTTTTAGCTTTGACCAAATTCAGTATGCACTCAGTAACTCATCAGAAGATGAGTAA